In Candidatus Syntrophoarchaeum caldarius, the following are encoded in one genomic region:
- a CDS encoding ribonucleotide-diphosphate reductase subunit alpha, with protein MGVKNFPDPDHAPALSENAITLLERRYLLKNARGEVTETPDEMFRRVAHCVASADLIYGDDAASAEQEFYHIMRNLYFLPNSPTLMNAGTDLGQLSACFVLPIFDSLSSIFDSLKYMALIQQSGGGTGFSFSKLRPEGDIVRSTKGVASGPVSFMSIFDVATEVIKQGGRRRGANIGILDVTHPDIMKFVRAKKQKDAFQNFNISVAVTDSFMHAASSGESYQLINPRTGEAAGEMDAGDLFDLIVSMAWEGGEPGILFIDEINRNNPTPQLGMIEATNPCAEQPLLPYESCNLGSINLARMMTNDGEIDWDRLASTVRTAVHFLDNVIDVNRYPLPQIEAITRANRKIGLGVMGFAELLFRLRIPYNSEEGVEVAERVMSFISREARKKSQNIAESRGSFKNFEGSLWDLKGYTAMRNATLTTIAPTGSISIIAGTTSGIEPLFAISFVHNVIDGTRLVEINSVFEEVARRRGFYSHELMQKILRTGSISEIAEIPDDVKDVFQIAMDISPDWHVKMQAAFQRYVDNGVSKTVNLPPDATIESVREVFLLAFRLKCKGITVYRYKSRGEGVLTPGCSGVICNE; from the coding sequence ATGGGGGTGAAAAACTTTCCTGATCCTGATCATGCCCCGGCACTCTCAGAAAATGCAATTACGCTCCTTGAAAGGAGGTACCTGCTGAAAAACGCGAGGGGAGAGGTTACAGAGACACCTGATGAGATGTTCAGACGGGTGGCACACTGTGTGGCATCTGCAGATCTCATATACGGGGATGACGCCGCGTCAGCTGAGCAAGAGTTCTATCATATTATGCGAAATCTCTACTTTCTCCCAAACTCCCCAACACTCATGAATGCGGGCACAGATCTCGGGCAACTCAGCGCATGCTTCGTATTACCCATTTTTGACTCACTCTCCTCTATATTTGATTCACTCAAGTATATGGCACTGATACAGCAGAGTGGAGGTGGAACAGGTTTTTCATTCTCAAAACTTCGACCTGAGGGGGATATCGTCAGATCAACAAAAGGCGTTGCATCAGGTCCTGTATCATTCATGAGTATCTTTGATGTTGCAACAGAGGTGATAAAGCAGGGTGGTAGGCGAAGAGGTGCGAACATCGGGATTCTGGATGTCACACACCCTGATATTATGAAGTTTGTCAGGGCAAAGAAGCAAAAGGATGCATTTCAGAACTTCAACATCTCTGTGGCAGTTACAGATAGTTTCATGCATGCTGCGTCTTCTGGTGAATCGTATCAGCTCATAAACCCGCGTACAGGTGAAGCAGCAGGAGAGATGGATGCAGGTGATCTCTTCGACCTGATCGTCAGTATGGCATGGGAGGGTGGCGAGCCAGGGATTTTATTTATCGATGAGATCAACCGAAATAACCCAACTCCCCAGCTTGGTATGATTGAGGCGACAAATCCATGTGCAGAACAGCCCCTCCTCCCCTATGAGTCCTGTAATCTCGGCTCAATAAATCTTGCAAGGATGATGACGAATGATGGCGAGATAGACTGGGATCGGCTTGCTTCAACCGTTAGAACGGCTGTACACTTTCTTGATAATGTCATCGACGTGAACAGATACCCGTTACCCCAGATTGAAGCGATCACAAGAGCAAATCGAAAGATAGGGCTTGGTGTGATGGGGTTTGCTGAGCTTTTATTCAGGCTGAGAATCCCTTACAATTCCGAAGAGGGAGTTGAAGTGGCAGAGCGTGTGATGAGCTTCATCTCCAGAGAGGCAAGGAAAAAGTCTCAGAATATCGCAGAGAGTAGGGGATCATTTAAAAACTTTGAAGGGAGTCTATGGGATCTAAAAGGCTATACAGCGATGCGAAATGCCACACTCACAACGATCGCGCCTACAGGATCAATCAGCATAATCGCAGGGACAACAAGCGGGATAGAACCCTTATTTGCAATTTCGTTTGTGCACAACGTGATAGATGGAACGCGCTTGGTCGAGATAAACAGCGTCTTTGAAGAGGTTGCACGAAGACGCGGGTTCTACAGCCATGAACTGATGCAAAAAATTCTAAGAACAGGCTCAATAAGCGAGATTGCAGAGATTCCAGATGATGTAAAGGATGTATTCCAGATTGCAATGGATATATCTCCAGACTGGCATGTTAAGATGCAGGCGGCATTCCAGCGGTATGTGGATAACGGCGTCTCAAAGACCGTGAACCTTCCGCCTGATGCTACGATAGAGAGTGTGCGCGAGGTCTTTCTGCTTGCTTTCAGACTTAAATGCAAGGGCATCACGGTTTACAGGTACAAAAGCAGGGGTGAAGGTGTTCTGACGCCTGGATGTTCAGGTGTCATATGCAACGAGTAG
- a CDS encoding protein containing DUF359 has translation MGEILYTLPEELRSVLKKPFGKLYRGKGIECIEMVADDLDLLTSRLIAVGDVVTHYLLCFGVIPHLVIVDERTKRGEIPEEIRVDRGDFRKVEVENPAGVITVELDRAIKNAMSSDHPVQIWVNGEEDLAVLPVIKYAPLASIVIYGQPDEGVVAVVVNNKIKREVEKIYGV, from the coding sequence ATGGGAGAGATACTTTACACCCTGCCTGAAGAGCTTAGATCGGTGCTTAAAAAACCGTTTGGAAAGCTGTATCGTGGAAAAGGAATTGAATGTATCGAGATGGTAGCGGATGACCTTGATCTTCTCACATCACGTCTCATCGCTGTTGGGGATGTTGTCACCCACTATCTGCTATGCTTCGGGGTGATCCCACATCTTGTGATCGTTGATGAGCGAACAAAACGAGGTGAGATTCCAGAGGAGATCAGGGTAGACAGGGGTGATTTCAGGAAGGTTGAGGTTGAAAACCCTGCTGGAGTCATAACGGTAGAACTCGATCGGGCGATAAAGAATGCGATGAGTTCTGATCATCCTGTGCAAATATGGGTTAACGGAGAGGAAGATCTCGCGGTGCTTCCTGTTATAAAATATGCACCCCTCGCTTCGATCGTCATCTATGGACAACCAGATGAGGGCGTGGTTGCGGTTGTTGTGAATAATAAGATCAAAAGAGAGGTGGAAAAGATATATGGGGTCTGA
- a CDS encoding flap endonuclease 1 encodes MGSDIGELFEKIEVTFDELKGMRAAIDGHNIIYQFLSSIRQPDGTPLMDRNGNITSHLTGIIYRFTNLIEVGIRPIFVFDGKPPDLKAKTIEKRREVRNNAELKWDEAKERGDLEDAMKYAKASTRITPEIIQDAKELLGMMGIPWIDAPSEGEAQAVYLLKNGDCDFVGSQDFDSLLFGADRLVRNLATTGKRKIPGKKLYVDISPEEIWLEENLKRLGITQQQLIDIGILVGTDFNEGVKGVGPKTALKLIKQEGTIEKVLDLLNVEIGELDKVKAIFTSPEVRTDYEISESIVDEEGLFNFLCVQHDFSRDRIEKAISRLKNANKGQMRLDKWF; translated from the coding sequence ATGGGGTCTGATATCGGGGAATTATTTGAGAAGATAGAGGTCACATTTGATGAACTCAAGGGTATGCGGGCTGCAATTGATGGGCACAATATCATTTACCAGTTTTTATCCAGTATAAGACAACCAGATGGAACACCACTGATGGATCGAAACGGAAATATCACGTCACATCTCACAGGCATCATTTACCGATTTACAAACCTGATAGAGGTTGGAATCAGGCCAATATTTGTATTTGATGGGAAACCGCCCGACCTCAAAGCAAAAACGATTGAGAAAAGGAGGGAGGTGAGAAACAACGCAGAACTGAAGTGGGATGAGGCAAAAGAGCGGGGTGATCTGGAGGATGCGATGAAGTATGCAAAAGCCTCGACAAGAATCACACCAGAGATAATTCAGGATGCAAAGGAGTTACTCGGGATGATGGGAATACCATGGATAGATGCACCTTCAGAGGGTGAAGCTCAGGCGGTTTATCTTCTGAAAAATGGTGATTGTGACTTTGTGGGATCACAGGACTTTGATTCTCTACTCTTTGGCGCAGATCGGCTTGTAAGAAACCTTGCTACAACAGGAAAGCGGAAAATACCCGGGAAGAAGTTATATGTGGACATATCCCCGGAGGAGATATGGCTCGAAGAGAACCTCAAACGACTTGGGATAACACAGCAACAGCTCATCGATATCGGAATACTCGTTGGAACAGACTTCAACGAAGGTGTTAAGGGCGTTGGGCCAAAGACGGCATTGAAGTTGATAAAGCAGGAAGGCACAATCGAGAAGGTGCTCGATCTGCTTAACGTCGAGATAGGGGAGCTTGATAAGGTTAAAGCAATCTTCACATCACCTGAGGTGAGGACAGACTACGAGATCTCTGAATCGATAGTCGATGAAGAGGGGCTGTTTAACTTCTTATGTGTCCAGCATGACTTCTCCAGAGATCGGATAGAAAAAGCAATTTCAAGGCTTAAAAACGCAAACAAAGGACAGATGAGGCTTGATAAATGGTTCTGA
- a CDS encoding uroporphyrin-III C-methyltransferase: MVLMIPLLLDISNRKVVIFGGGRVGERKARLFAEYSDVEVISRDFTPNLRSMGEKGKIRLREITLPDESSEIEALIKDAFIVIPATDDDEINSRIIEVAKRSEVLVNSTGEVTADIIVPSVIRRGDITIAIATGGRSPAMSKFLRKRIEREITESDSRMSKLQQRLRAILKTRVENQRERERILWEVLEDQQIWSLLPENEDQALELALKKIE; the protein is encoded by the coding sequence ATGGTTCTGATGATTCCACTTCTACTTGACATCTCGAATCGAAAAGTTGTGATATTCGGTGGTGGAAGGGTAGGTGAACGTAAGGCAAGACTATTTGCAGAGTATAGTGATGTTGAAGTTATAAGCAGGGATTTTACGCCGAATCTACGGTCCATGGGAGAGAAGGGCAAGATCAGATTGAGAGAGATCACGCTCCCTGATGAATCTTCTGAGATTGAAGCACTCATCAAGGATGCATTCATCGTGATACCTGCAACCGATGACGATGAAATAAATTCAAGGATTATCGAGGTTGCAAAACGATCAGAGGTGCTTGTTAATAGCACAGGCGAGGTTACAGCCGATATTATTGTTCCATCGGTGATAAGAAGAGGTGATATCACGATTGCAATCGCAACAGGAGGGAGGAGTCCTGCGATGAGTAAATTCCTCAGAAAGCGGATCGAGCGAGAGATCACCGAATCAGATTCGCGGATGTCAAAGCTCCAGCAGCGGCTTCGAGCGATCCTGAAAACACGGGTTGAAAACCAGCGGGAACGGGAGAGGATACTCTGGGAAGTCCTGGAAGATCAGCAAATCTGGAGTCTGCTCCCTGAAAACGAGGATCAGGCACTTGAGCTTGCCCTTAAAAAGATTGAGTGA
- a CDS encoding multidrug-efflux transporter yields MSAVYPSYLESFVEKAYLIGFLASLIYLIQLPVSIPVGAFSDLVGRKKLLLTGLSVFTGVELLYYLNEYLAALIILQLAVGILMITVFVTSEAFIRDISPISRRGAIRSFFGTWITAGYLFGPIIGGWIGDNYSIRMPFLISAILMLLSLILLSGVKDEHRSQVAVRDKPIKEKISFFKPLKRFLSLGGGVRYLFINAIILYFWYVTKWIYAPLFLLYLGYDLGIVGIWLGVSLIPLILFQIPAGILGDRIGKERMITIGVLISAISIAPLGFISDLDGLILIILIISTGSAFIEPLINAKITDLIPKENYGECSGVFEAAKITGCISGPIVTGIIVDLAGFEYAFIPSAILFLFLLIYDVTGHGKN; encoded by the coding sequence GTGTCTGCTGTTTATCCATCGTATCTCGAATCGTTCGTTGAGAAGGCATATCTTATTGGTTTTCTCGCATCACTCATCTATCTGATACAGCTTCCGGTGAGTATACCTGTTGGAGCATTTTCTGATCTTGTTGGAAGAAAAAAACTCTTGCTCACAGGTTTATCAGTTTTTACAGGTGTTGAACTTCTCTATTACCTCAACGAGTATCTTGCTGCCCTTATCATCTTGCAGCTTGCAGTTGGGATCCTCATGATAACAGTTTTTGTTACATCGGAAGCATTCATAAGAGATATATCACCTATTTCAAGAAGGGGGGCGATCAGATCATTTTTTGGGACCTGGATAACAGCAGGCTATCTTTTTGGACCGATAATCGGTGGCTGGATTGGGGATAATTACTCGATAAGGATGCCATTTTTAATATCTGCGATTCTCATGCTCCTGTCACTTATACTGTTATCAGGGGTGAAAGATGAACACAGATCTCAGGTTGCTGTGCGTGATAAACCGATCAAAGAGAAGATCTCATTCTTCAAACCGTTAAAACGTTTTCTCTCACTTGGGGGTGGAGTTCGTTACCTTTTCATAAATGCGATCATCCTCTACTTCTGGTATGTAACAAAGTGGATCTATGCTCCGCTCTTCCTCCTCTATCTTGGATATGATCTCGGAATTGTTGGTATCTGGCTTGGTGTCTCACTGATACCACTGATCCTCTTCCAGATACCCGCGGGGATACTTGGCGATCGTATCGGGAAAGAACGCATGATAACGATAGGTGTTCTCATCTCTGCAATCTCTATCGCACCGCTCGGGTTTATATCAGATCTGGATGGACTTATTCTGATCATTCTCATCATATCAACTGGATCTGCATTTATCGAACCGCTAATTAATGCAAAAATCACAGATCTAATCCCGAAAGAGAACTACGGTGAATGTTCAGGCGTATTCGAGGCTGCAAAGATCACGGGGTGTATCAGTGGCCCGATTGTAACAGGTATTATCGTTGATCTTGCAGGGTTTGAGTATGCTTTCATCCCTTCAGCGATTCTATTTTTGTTTCTCCTGATCTATGATGTGACAGGGCATGGAAAAAACTGA